One window from the genome of Saimiri boliviensis isolate mSaiBol1 chromosome 2, mSaiBol1.pri, whole genome shotgun sequence encodes:
- the DIO3 gene encoding thyroxine 5-deiodinase, protein MPRQAASRLVVGEGEGSQGASGPAATMLRSLLLHSLRLCAQTASCLVLFPRFLGTAFMLWLLDFLCIRKHFLGRRRRGQPEPDVELNSEGEEVPPDDPPICVSDDNRLCTLASLKAVWHGQKLDFFKQAHEGGPAPNSEVVLPDGFQSQRILDYAQGNRPLVLNFGSCTUPPFMARMSAFQRLVTKYQRDVDFLIIYIEEAHPSDGWVTTDSPYIIPQHRSLEDRVSAAKVLQQGAPGCALVLDTMANSSSSAYGAYFERLYVIQSGTIMYQGGRGPDGYQVSELRTWLERYDEQLHGARPRRV, encoded by the coding sequence ATGCCTCGCCAGGCCGCGTCGCGGTTGGTGGTCGGAGAGGGCGAGGGGTCCCAGGGGGCTTCGGGGCCTGCAGCCACCATGCTCCGCTCCCTGCTGCTTCACTCCTTGAGGCTCTGTGCCCAGACCGCCTCGTGCCTCGTGCTCTTCCCGCGCTTCCTCGGCACGGCCTTCATGCTCTGGCTCCTCGATTTCTTGTGTATCCGCAAGCATTTCCTGGGCCGCCGCCGCCGGGGGCAGCCCGAGCCCGATGTGGAGCTCAATAGTGAAGGCGAGGAGGTGCCCCCCGACGACCCGCCCATCTGCGTGTCCGACGACAACCGCCTCTGCACCCTGGCGTCGCTCAAGGCGGTGTGGCATGGCCAGAAGTTGGATTTCTTCAAACAGGCGCACGAGGGCGGTCCAGCGCCCAACTCCGAGGTGGTTCTGCCCGACGGCTTCCAGAGCCAGCGCATCCTCGACTACGCGCAAGGGAACCGCCCGCTGGTTCTCAATTTCGGCAGCTGCACCTGACCACCGTTCATGGCGCGTATGAGCGCCTTCCAGCGCCTGGTCACCAAGTACCAGCGCGACGTCGACTTCCTCATCATCTACATCGAGGAAGCACACCCCTCCGATGGCTGGGTCACCACGGACTCCCCCTACATCATCCCGCAGCACCGGAGCCTGGAGGACCGGGTCAGCGCAGCGAAGGTACTGCAGCAAGGTGCACCCGGCTGCGCTCTGGTCCTCGACACCATGGCCAACTCCAGCAGCTCGGCTTATGGAGCCTACTTCGAGCGTCTCTATGTCATCCAGAGTGGCACCATTATGTACCAGGGCGGCCGGGGCCCCGATGGCTACCAGGTCTCTGAGCTGCGCACTTGGTTGGAGCGCTATGATGAGCAACTGCATGGTGCTCGGCCCCGGAGGGTGTAA